The following are encoded together in the Xanthobacter autotrophicus Py2 genome:
- a CDS encoding acetylornithine aminotransferase (KEGG: bja:blr1098 acetylornithine aminotransferase), translated as MSGENPCVPPCKTKWRASVTPDLMLVGEGGGLPLAALVLTAKWARGLPGTLPATTQDALAETAGILEAAFAPGFEGRVQGLGWLLEDRLATLRYRRSDLFSGLVGTGLAQGLVCAVPAEDLAARLAGAGLVVRPLGNVLAFVPPLTVTEAEISAAADILERVAAELEPATP; from the coding sequence TTGTCCGGTGAAAATCCATGTGTCCCGCCGTGCAAAACCAAGTGGCGCGCTTCAGTGACGCCGGATCTCATGCTGGTGGGGGAGGGGGGAGGCCTGCCGCTGGCGGCCCTCGTGCTCACCGCCAAATGGGCACGCGGCTTGCCCGGCACCCTGCCTGCGACGACGCAGGACGCTCTGGCCGAAACGGCCGGCATTCTGGAAGCGGCCTTTGCCCCGGGCTTCGAGGGGCGGGTGCAGGGCCTCGGCTGGCTTCTGGAAGACCGCCTCGCGACCCTGCGCTACCGGCGGTCGGACCTGTTCAGCGGACTTGTCGGCACCGGGCTGGCGCAGGGGCTCGTGTGCGCCGTGCCGGCCGAGGATCTGGCGGCGCGCCTTGCCGGGGCGGGGCTTGTCGTCCGCCCGCTCGGCAACGTGCTGGCCTTCGTGCCGCCGCTCACGGTGACGGAGGCGGAGATATCCGCCGCGGCGGATATTCTGGAGCGCGTGGCGGCGGAGCTGGAGCCGGCCACGCCCTGA
- a CDS encoding conserved hypothetical protein (KEGG: pde:Pden_3765 hypothetical protein) codes for MPHDETAMEAELQAKGLTAPRLTPALIDAQIVGEAYHVFPGTTLTVCALTLLNGFLVVGESAAASPENFDAEIGRRIARDNARSKIWALEGYLLRSILARALSPISAEG; via the coding sequence ATGCCGCACGACGAAACGGCCATGGAAGCCGAACTCCAGGCGAAGGGGCTCACCGCGCCGCGCCTGACGCCCGCCCTCATCGACGCCCAGATCGTCGGGGAGGCCTATCACGTGTTCCCCGGCACCACGCTTACGGTGTGCGCGCTCACCTTGCTCAACGGCTTCCTGGTGGTGGGGGAAAGCGCAGCAGCGAGTCCGGAGAACTTCGACGCGGAGATCGGTCGCAGGATCGCCCGCGACAATGCCCGCTCCAAGATTTGGGCGCTGGAGGGATACCTGCTGCGCTCCATTCTAGCGAGGGCGTTGAGCCCGATCTCCGCGGAGGGATGA
- a CDS encoding Tail Collar domain protein (PFAM: Tail Collar domain protein~KEGG: rso:RSc1692 hypothetical protein), producing MDRITGTNTADLGGGKRGFRGRDTNAGLPGTRLTAGWANAVQEELLAVIEEGGLVPSDADRAQIAEVLRRLVQQGIWTYAAAGGTANALTLAVTPAPTLATGLSLLIKVATSNTGAATLNINGGGALAIVRRDGSALQAGDLPAGGMVQISYDGAAWQLVHTPQSGATGLPILPYVAATGSANALVATFAPALPQLGNGLAIEVKIAATNTGAATINVNALGAKSVLRSDGSALRAGDMVAGQVALMIYDGAAFRCAGVSPPRGEIIYVAAAGTGDIITAAPTPALVSYFEGLMLSLKVLADNTGGATINVSTLGAKSILRRDGTAVIAGDLVAGEMVVLVYDGASFRLLQSGRPRPGTIAMWPASTPPSGALVRNGATLSRTVYASLFAVIGTTFGAGDGATTFGVPNDLGIFVRGWDNGRGYDTGRVFGSEQADDNKSHDHARQTVSGVFTAGGAGFALQDSGSTTQRVASSGGAEARPKNRAYLPIIYF from the coding sequence ATGGACCGCATTACCGGCACCAACACGGCCGATCTCGGCGGCGGCAAGCGGGGCTTCCGGGGCCGCGATACCAATGCCGGGTTGCCCGGCACCCGGCTGACGGCAGGCTGGGCGAATGCCGTCCAGGAGGAGTTGCTCGCGGTCATCGAAGAAGGCGGGCTCGTGCCCTCGGATGCCGATCGCGCCCAGATCGCGGAGGTGCTGCGCAGGTTGGTGCAGCAGGGCATCTGGACCTATGCGGCCGCCGGCGGCACCGCCAACGCCCTGACGCTGGCGGTCACGCCGGCGCCGACGCTGGCCACCGGCCTCAGCCTGCTGATCAAGGTGGCTACCAGCAACACTGGCGCCGCCACGCTCAACATCAATGGCGGCGGAGCGCTTGCGATCGTGCGGCGCGACGGCTCCGCCCTGCAGGCGGGCGACCTGCCCGCCGGGGGCATGGTGCAGATCAGCTACGATGGCGCGGCGTGGCAGCTGGTCCACACGCCGCAGAGCGGCGCGACGGGCCTGCCGATCCTGCCCTACGTGGCGGCCACCGGCAGCGCCAATGCGCTGGTGGCCACCTTCGCCCCGGCACTGCCCCAGCTCGGCAACGGCCTGGCGATCGAGGTCAAGATCGCCGCCACCAACACCGGCGCGGCCACCATCAACGTCAACGCCCTTGGCGCCAAGTCTGTGCTGCGCTCGGACGGCTCGGCCCTGCGCGCCGGCGACATGGTGGCCGGCCAGGTCGCCCTGATGATCTATGACGGCGCCGCGTTCCGGTGCGCCGGCGTGAGCCCGCCGCGCGGCGAGATCATCTATGTGGCAGCCGCCGGCACCGGCGACATCATCACCGCCGCGCCGACGCCCGCCCTGGTGAGCTATTTCGAGGGGCTGATGCTGTCCCTCAAGGTGCTGGCCGACAACACGGGCGGCGCCACCATCAACGTCAGCACCCTCGGCGCGAAGTCCATCCTGCGTCGGGACGGCACCGCCGTCATCGCCGGCGACCTGGTGGCGGGCGAGATGGTGGTCCTCGTCTATGACGGGGCTTCCTTCCGCCTCCTCCAGTCCGGCCGACCCCGGCCCGGCACCATTGCCATGTGGCCGGCCAGCACCCCGCCTTCCGGCGCCCTGGTGCGCAATGGCGCGACGCTTTCGCGCACCGTCTATGCATCGCTGTTCGCGGTCATCGGCACGACCTTCGGCGCAGGGGACGGAGCCACGACGTTCGGCGTCCCCAATGATCTCGGCATCTTCGTGCGCGGCTGGGACAACGGCCGCGGGTACGACACAGGCCGCGTCTTCGGCTCTGAGCAGGCCGACGACAACAAGAGCCACGACCATGCCCGGCAGACGGTCAGCGGCGTCTTCACCGCCGGCGGCGCGGGCTTCGCCCTGCAGGACAGCGGCAGCACCACGCAAAGGGTGGCGTCATCGGGCGGAGCTGAGGCGCGCCCAAAAAACCGGGCGTATTTGCCCATCATCTACTTCTGA
- a CDS encoding tail protein, putative (KEGG: dvu:DVU2850 tail protein, putative) yields the protein MSRSAETIQREGLSLYWPSDVIAPVPGGVIAAVVEAFAGLLADVEATAEAMVDEFDPRTAVLCLPDFERVLGADPCGRDVSTMNLPARQQFAHQRWTARGGQSIPYFVGLAAKRGVAITIEEVHLSEVDAVEVDFELVEPPEQFIWTVQIPLGSWTDFIVDESGADELLYDFTLADIECDIMRAAPAHTRVVFTYLPGEEG from the coding sequence ATGAGCCGCTCGGCCGAGACCATCCAGCGCGAGGGGTTGTCCCTGTACTGGCCGAGCGACGTGATCGCTCCGGTGCCGGGCGGCGTGATCGCCGCCGTGGTGGAGGCGTTCGCGGGCCTGCTGGCAGACGTCGAGGCGACCGCCGAGGCGATGGTCGACGAGTTCGATCCGCGCACGGCGGTGCTCTGCCTGCCGGACTTCGAGCGCGTGCTGGGGGCGGACCCGTGCGGGCGCGACGTCTCCACCATGAACCTGCCGGCACGCCAGCAGTTCGCCCACCAGCGCTGGACGGCCCGCGGCGGCCAGTCGATCCCCTATTTCGTCGGGCTCGCGGCCAAGCGCGGCGTCGCCATCACCATCGAGGAGGTCCACCTCAGCGAGGTGGATGCGGTCGAGGTGGACTTCGAGCTGGTGGAGCCACCCGAGCAATTCATCTGGACCGTCCAGATCCCGCTCGGCTCCTGGACCGACTTCATCGTCGACGAGTCCGGTGCAGACGAGCTGCTCTACGACTTCACCCTGGCCGACATCGAGTGCGACATCATGCGGGCCGCCCCCGCGCACACCCGTGTCGTCTTCACGTACCTGCCCGGCGAGGAGGGCTGA
- a CDS encoding Baseplate J family protein (PFAM: Baseplate J family protein~KEGG: dvu:DVU0218 tail protein, putative), giving the protein MPFPLKTPADLTRRAEALMEAALRKARPNVDPAAISRSVRSPRGMIAATIRVMVMLVYELHLHLRWWGDQLFPDTAEAEYLVRHASIWGVTRRPATRAIGYATVAGANGTAVPIDAVLVGAGGLLYTVTAGATIVAGTATITVRALDAGADGNAAADTRLSFQTDIDGLNPQEAVVDADGLTGGAAIESLASLLARLLAEIREPAHGGAKSDYPKWVQNTFAAARVRTLPNWVGEGTVGVCVAMGTAALPRVPTPAELEAMAAHLEGLRPVTAEVIMVAVELLAVPITLAVDPDEARVRQAVNAAILTHFAADADIGARLYRSRLSEAISAASGEYRHELSVPAADVVPTDIQLPVPGALTWAALP; this is encoded by the coding sequence ATGCCTTTCCCCCTCAAGACACCGGCCGATCTGACCCGGCGCGCGGAAGCCTTGATGGAGGCGGCGCTGCGCAAGGCCCGTCCCAATGTCGATCCGGCTGCGATCTCCCGGTCCGTGCGCTCGCCGCGGGGCATGATCGCGGCGACCATCCGCGTCATGGTCATGCTCGTCTACGAGCTGCACCTGCATCTGCGCTGGTGGGGCGATCAGCTCTTTCCCGACACCGCCGAGGCCGAGTACCTGGTGCGTCATGCCTCGATCTGGGGCGTGACCCGCAGGCCCGCAACGCGGGCCATCGGATACGCGACTGTCGCCGGCGCCAACGGCACTGCCGTGCCCATTGATGCGGTCCTCGTGGGCGCGGGCGGCCTGCTCTACACGGTGACCGCAGGCGCCACCATCGTAGCCGGCACCGCCACCATCACGGTCCGCGCGCTCGATGCGGGCGCCGATGGCAATGCGGCGGCCGACACAAGGCTGTCCTTCCAGACCGACATCGACGGGCTCAATCCGCAGGAGGCCGTGGTCGATGCGGACGGGCTCACCGGCGGCGCGGCCATCGAGAGCCTCGCGTCGCTGCTGGCCCGGTTGCTCGCCGAGATCCGCGAGCCGGCCCATGGCGGCGCCAAGAGCGACTATCCCAAGTGGGTTCAAAACACCTTCGCTGCGGCGCGGGTGCGTACCCTGCCCAACTGGGTCGGCGAGGGCACGGTCGGGGTGTGCGTGGCCATGGGCACCGCCGCCCTGCCGCGCGTTCCGACGCCGGCGGAGCTGGAAGCCATGGCGGCGCACCTCGAAGGTCTCCGCCCGGTGACCGCTGAGGTGATCATGGTTGCCGTCGAGCTGCTCGCGGTGCCCATCACCCTCGCGGTCGATCCCGACGAGGCGCGGGTGCGGCAGGCGGTCAACGCGGCGATCCTGACCCATTTCGCGGCCGACGCGGACATTGGCGCGCGGCTCTATCGCTCGCGCCTGTCGGAGGCGATCTCCGCCGCCTCGGGCGAGTACCGCCATGAGCTGTCGGTGCCGGCCGCCGACGTAGTGCCCACCGACATCCAGCTGCCGGTGCCCGGCGCGCTCACCTGGGCGGCGCTGCCATGA
- a CDS encoding GP46 family protein (PFAM: GP46 family protein~KEGG: bxe:Bxe_A3048 putative bacteriophage protein GP46, Mu-like), with the protein MDWLDFALVYDPETRRADMELGEDGDFVLDETPATPMLISFGADRRARDDDELPGGTPEPSEFRARRGWPGDALDIAGRPAGSRLWLLRRAKDGELTRLMAEEWTKEAFAWVAEETAAPADITVEWVRTSVLGLRVVVDGREAAFAVRAA; encoded by the coding sequence ATGGATTGGCTCGATTTCGCCCTCGTCTACGACCCGGAGACCCGCCGCGCCGACATGGAGCTTGGCGAGGACGGCGATTTCGTGCTCGACGAGACACCCGCCACACCGATGCTCATCTCCTTCGGCGCCGATCGCCGCGCCCGCGACGACGACGAGCTGCCGGGCGGCACGCCCGAGCCCTCCGAGTTCCGGGCGCGACGCGGCTGGCCGGGCGACGCCCTGGACATCGCCGGCCGCCCTGCCGGTTCCCGTCTCTGGCTGCTGCGCCGGGCCAAGGATGGCGAGCTGACCCGCCTGATGGCGGAGGAATGGACGAAAGAGGCCTTCGCCTGGGTGGCCGAAGAGACGGCCGCGCCGGCGGACATCACCGTCGAGTGGGTGCGCACCAGTGTGCTCGGCCTGCGGGTGGTGGTGGACGGCCGCGAGGCCGCGTTCGCAGTGCGGGCTGCCTGA
- a CDS encoding Mu-like prophage protein gp45-like protein (KEGG: pfo:Pfl_1160 phage baseplate assembly protein V) yields the protein MIKELAMQLRGLVTRATVSTVDDTGETQTATLQGRAGAEMTEVEILQPFGFASTPPDGGLVIVLAVGGDQGDPVALPIAAPGSRMGKVPAGEAVLYGKDGSRVHVKADGSIDVVSSKAVHVAIPDVAEFDVTMTYVRGKMASGERFVAGAGFAKLVAGGHFIAATAGGPKASAAVTLGAEPSPDL from the coding sequence ATGATCAAAGAGCTGGCGATGCAGCTGCGCGGCCTGGTCACACGGGCCACGGTGAGCACCGTGGACGACACCGGCGAGACGCAGACGGCAACCCTGCAGGGCCGCGCCGGCGCCGAGATGACCGAGGTGGAAATCCTGCAGCCGTTCGGCTTCGCATCTACCCCACCGGACGGCGGTCTCGTCATCGTGCTGGCGGTGGGCGGCGACCAGGGCGACCCGGTCGCGCTCCCCATCGCCGCGCCGGGCTCGCGAATGGGCAAGGTGCCTGCGGGCGAGGCGGTGCTCTACGGCAAGGACGGCTCGCGAGTGCACGTCAAGGCGGATGGCAGCATCGACGTCGTCAGCTCCAAGGCCGTGCACGTGGCAATCCCGGATGTTGCCGAGTTCGACGTGACCATGACCTATGTGCGCGGCAAGATGGCCAGCGGCGAGCGGTTCGTCGCCGGCGCGGGGTTTGCCAAGCTGGTCGCCGGCGGCCACTTCATCGCCGCCACCGCCGGCGGGCCGAAGGCTTCGGCCGCGGTGACCCTCGGCGCCGAGCCCTCGCCGGATCTGTAG
- a CDS encoding Mu P family protein (PFAM: Mu P family protein~KEGG: pca:Pcar_1817 Mu-like prophage tail protein gpP), with protein MTGAMTDRISLTMGGQVYRTWTSFELTRDLSEISGSFQAELRDATRHVSFPWADLMDLRAQVTAGLEVTVAIDGEPVLKGWVDEITPRCGGQVSVSVSGRDKTCDLIDCAATVKGPWEYRRQKIDKIIAAIVKPFGLTVRADVDLGDPIDRVCIDVGEVAMSAIEKLCRQRQVLVLSDGVGGIVLTRGGKGRGPADLVFPGGNVIESAGSDSMRERFSEYHVVAQGEKAGGKRKKKPAKLDVIAHPLGEGGSSGGSGGASSGAYEQTGTKIVGTAKDDAVKRYRPMVVLARNQCDAKIAQAQAEWMSRTARAAAIKLDYPVRDFQAGGKLWRPNELVMVKDSFQAIYRDLLIAGLVYSYGAQGAVTKLRLTGPEAFDLEPEGNRAKNHTQPKKLDTVAHDL; from the coding sequence GTGACGGGGGCCATGACCGACCGCATCTCCCTGACCATGGGCGGCCAAGTCTATCGCACATGGACCTCCTTCGAGCTGACACGCGACCTCTCGGAGATCTCCGGCAGTTTCCAGGCGGAGCTGCGCGACGCGACCCGCCACGTCTCATTTCCCTGGGCGGACCTGATGGACCTGCGCGCCCAGGTCACGGCCGGCCTGGAGGTGACCGTCGCCATCGATGGCGAGCCGGTGCTCAAGGGCTGGGTCGACGAGATCACGCCCCGCTGCGGCGGCCAGGTGAGCGTGTCCGTGTCCGGCCGGGACAAGACCTGCGACCTCATCGACTGCGCCGCCACGGTCAAGGGACCGTGGGAGTACCGCCGGCAGAAGATCGACAAGATCATCGCGGCCATCGTCAAGCCGTTCGGGCTCACGGTGCGGGCGGATGTGGACCTGGGCGACCCCATCGACCGCGTGTGCATCGACGTCGGCGAGGTCGCGATGTCGGCGATCGAAAAGCTCTGCCGCCAGCGCCAGGTGCTGGTGTTGTCCGATGGCGTGGGTGGCATCGTGCTCACCCGCGGCGGCAAGGGGCGCGGCCCGGCCGACCTGGTCTTTCCCGGCGGCAATGTGATCGAGAGCGCCGGCAGCGACAGCATGCGCGAGCGCTTTTCCGAGTACCACGTGGTGGCACAGGGCGAGAAGGCCGGCGGCAAACGCAAAAAGAAGCCGGCCAAGCTGGACGTCATCGCGCACCCGCTGGGCGAGGGCGGTTCTTCAGGCGGCTCGGGTGGCGCGTCGAGCGGTGCCTATGAGCAGACTGGGACCAAGATCGTCGGCACCGCCAAGGATGACGCGGTCAAGCGCTACCGGCCCATGGTGGTGCTCGCCCGCAACCAGTGCGATGCCAAGATCGCCCAGGCTCAGGCCGAGTGGATGTCGCGCACAGCGCGCGCCGCCGCCATCAAGCTCGATTATCCGGTGCGCGACTTCCAGGCCGGCGGCAAGCTGTGGCGCCCCAATGAGCTGGTGATGGTCAAGGACAGTTTCCAGGCGATTTATCGCGACCTGCTGATTGCCGGCCTCGTTTACAGCTACGGCGCCCAGGGTGCGGTCACCAAGCTGCGACTCACCGGCCCGGAGGCGTTCGACCTGGAGCCCGAGGGCAACAGGGCGAAGAACCACACCCAGCCGAAAAAGCTCGACACCGTCGCCCACGATCTATGA